The Takifugu flavidus isolate HTHZ2018 chromosome 17, ASM371156v2, whole genome shotgun sequence genome contains a region encoding:
- the myom1b gene encoding M-protein, striated muscle isoform X8 — MSGSIPFYQRHHRHYDRSYRSRETDAKLEQYQSSSRYAANHSSSFGSGGRGLSSHSGLEVGRLSPASKRVKPTYLAVDKENQIIGYVVPLFRGSHEFGAGYLDTEESSASRCAAYASRSGVFNSGLETERSELISRKEAVRRSAEHISLNKRIHEHEEHFKRMNTDSLMHSPEFVIKPRSHTVWEKQCVRLHCTVSGWPDPRVVWYKNNVTIDPLANPGKYKIDSSYNIHSLEINKCDFEDTAQYRVSAMNSKGELSAFASVVVKRFKGEVDEFLPAPRRARRQDGPVSEYGITFQTHIVDKFGVSFGREGETMSLGCTVVIYPVLQGYQPGIQWYRDDVLLSPSKWQHMHWSGDRATLTLSHLNKEDEGLYTLRVTTKSGYETYSAYVFVRDADAEVEGAPGSPLDVRCLDANKDYIIVTWKQPAVDGGNSILGYFVDRCEVGTNHWIQCNDTPVKFARFPVTGLVEGRSYLFRVRAVNNSGMSHPSRVSEPVAAMDPADRARMRGTSAPWTGQIIVTEEEPAEGIVPGRPLELQVTEATKNYVVLSWKPPAGKGLEGVMYYVEKCVSGTDSWQRVNTEIPVKSPRFALFDLAEGKSYSFRVRCCNSAGVGEPSDPTEATTVGDKLDIPSAPGRVVPTRNTDTSVVVSWEASRDARELVGYYIEGSIVGSQVWEPCNNKPVNGTRFICHGLTTGEKYVFRVRALNAAGLSQFSPESEPVEVKAAIASPTPPYGITVLESVRDSMVLAWKQPTSIGGADVTGYFVDYREVVDGLPGKWHEANVRAISERAYRVTDLKENRKYQFQVRAANIAGVGVPSLPSDTFLCEEWTIAVPGPPHDLQIREVRSDSLVLLWKPPVYQGRDPINGFYVDMKEADAPEEAWRGVNNKATEKMFLKIKNLKEAETFVFRVRAQNKAGVGKSSEATEPVSAVTKPGTKDFVVDVDDDGVVSLNFECCDLTPDSKFVWSKNYEDITDSSRLVVETKGNKSKAVFSGLGEEDVGIYSCFVTHTDGASSSFTLSEEELKRLQKLSHDHKFPIIPLKSDLAVELLEKGKVRFWLQADKISANGKVDYVFNESSLSQGEKYKMNFDKNTGVIEMIMESLTPADEGTFTFQLQDGKATNQSSLVLIGDVFKELQKESEFQRKEWFRKQGPHFIEYLGYEVTPECCVVLKCKVGNIKKETSALWYKDGQEIKADEHLSFTEGVLKLEIAQISKKDAGVYEVVLKDDRGKDTSTLNLKDQGFKDLMNEVFSFIANSSTPLKITSTDQGIRLYTFVSYYNDLLQVTWQYKNSAIAFSDRIKSGVVGEQIFLQITEPTEKDMGEYAIDFYDGKGGVRRTVELTGQAFEDAYAEFQRLKAAAIAERGRARVAGGLPDVVTIQEGKALSLTCNISGDPVPEVTWLKNDKEITTDGHIILKFESGKFANFFVTGVNTSDSGKYSILVKNKYGTESGDFTVSVFIPDEAGSKKK, encoded by the exons ATGTCTGGATCCATACCCTTCTACCAGAGGCACCATCGCCACTACGACCGTAGTTACCGTAGCAGGGAGACGGACGCCAAACTGGAGCAGTACCAGTCCAGCAGCAGGTACGCTGctaaccacagcagcagctttggcaGCGGGGGCAGAGG ACTGTCTTCTCATTCTGGGCTGGAGGTGGGCAGACTCAGCCCGGCGTCAAAGAGAGTCAAGCCAACTTACTTGGCTGTGGACAAAGAGAACCAAATCATCGGCTATGTAGTGCCTCTCTTCAGGGGCAG CCATGAGTTTGGAGCGGGATATTTGGACACGGAGGAATCGAGCGCGAGCCGCTGTGCTGCGTACGCGTCTCGCAGCGGCGTGTTCAACAGCGGCCTGGAGACGGAGAGGTCAGAGCTGATCTCCAGGAAGGAGGCCGTGCGCCGGTCCGCTGAACACATCTCTCTGAACAAAAGG ATCCATGAACACGAGGAACACTTTAAGCGCATGAACACTGACAGCCTGATGCACTCCCCAGAGTTTGTGATAAAACCCCGCTCCCACACCGTGTGGGAGAAACAGTGCGTGCGCCTGCACTGCACCGTCAGCGGCTGGCCTGACCCACGGGTCGTCTG GTACAAAAACAATGTGACAATCGACCCTCTTGCCAATCCTGGCAAGTATAAAATTGACAGCAGCTACAACATCCACTCGCTGGAGATCAACAA gtGTGATTTTGAGGATACGGCGCAGTATCGCGTCTCTGCTATGAACTCAAAGGGAGAGCTGTCTGCATTTGCCTCTGTCGTTGTTAAAA GGTTCAAAGGTGAAGTCGATGAGTTCCTGCCAGCACCCAGAC GAGCCCGTCGTCAAG ATGGGCCCGTGTCTGAGTATGGCATCACTTTCCAGACTCACATCGTCGATAAGTTTGGTGTATCGTTTGGAAGAGAAGGTGAGACCATGAGTCTGGGCTGCACGGTCGTCATTTACCCGGTGCTGCAAGGCTACCAGCCCGGGATCCAGTGGTACCGCGACG ATGTTCTGTTGTCTCCCTCCAAATGGCAACACATGCACTGGAGTGGAGACAGAGCCACGCTGACGCTCAGCCACCTCAACAAAGAGGACGAAGGCCTCTACACCCTGCGGGTCACCACCAAGTCTGGATACGAGACCTACTCAGCTTACGTCTTTGTCAGAG ATGCCGATGCTGAGGTTGAGGGAGCTCCGGGCTCCCCGCTAGACGTGCGCTGTCTGGATGCCAACAAGGATTACATTATCGTCACCTGGAAGCAGCCAGCCGTCGATGGTGGAAACTCGATTTTGGGATATTTTGTGGACCG ATGTGAGGTTGGAACCAACCACTGGATCCAGTGCAATGACACGCCGGTGAAGTTTGCTCGTTTCCCCGTTACCGGCCTGGTGGAGGGTCGTTCCTACCTCTTCCGTGTGCGCGCGGTAAACAACAGCGGCATGAGCCACCCGTCCAGAGTGTCCGAGCCAGTGGCTGCCATGGACCCGGCTGACCGTGCACGGATGAGAG GTACCTCTGCTCCCTGGACTGGACAAATCATTGTCACAGAGGAGGAGCCTGCAG AGGGTATTGTTCCTGGTCGACCTCTTGAGCTACAGGTGACGGAGGCAACCAAGAACTACGTGGTCCTGAGCTGGAAGCCGCCTGCGGGGAAAGGCCTTGAGGGCGTCATGTACTATGTTGAGAAG tgtgtctcaggcACAGACAGCTGGCAGAGGGTGAACACAGAGATCCCCGTTAAGTCTCCACGATTTGCACTCTTCGATCTCGCCGAGGGGAAGTCCTACAGCTTCCGCGTCCGCTGCTGCAACTCCGCCGGTGTCGGCGAGCCGTCAGACCCCACCGAAGCCACCACTGTTGGCGACAAGCTTG ATATCCCATCAGCCCCAGGGAGAGTGGTCCCCACCAGAAACACGGATACGTCCGTGGTTGTGTCCTGGGAGGCCTCCCGTGATGCCAGAGAGTTGGTCGGCTACTACATTGAGGGCAGCATCGTGGGCAGCCAGGTGTGGGAGCCATGCAACAACAAACCCGTAAATGGCACCAG GTTCATCTGCCACGGACTGACGACAGGAGAGAAATACGTGTTCAGGGTGAGGGCATTGAACGCAGCAGGGCTCAGCCAGTTCTCCCCGGAGTCTGAGCCGGTGGAGGTGAAGGCTGCTATTG CATCCCCTACTCCACCCTACGGCATCACCGTGCTGGAGAGCGTGCGCGACTCTATGGTGCTGGCCTGGAAACAGCCGACCTCGATCGGCGGCGCCGATGTCACCGGCTACTTTGTGGATTACCGTGAGGTGGTTGACGGCCTGCCAGGAAAGTGGCACGAGGCAAACGTACGAGCTATCAGCGAGAGGGCCTACAGG GTTACTGACCTGAAAGAGAACAGGAAGTACCAGTTCCAGGTGAGGGCAGCCAACATTGCCGGGGTTGGTGTCCCGTCTCTGCCCAGTGACACCTTCCTGTGTGAGGAGTGGACCATCGCCGTGCCAG GTCCTCCCCATGACCTGCAAATAAGAGAGGTGCGGAGCGACTCCCTGGTGTTACTGTGGAAACCCCCAGTGTACCAGGGCCGCGACCCCATCAACGGGTTCTACGTGGACATGAAAGAGGCGGACGCACCAGAGGAGGCGTGGAGGGGAGTCAACAACAAGGCCACGgagaagatgttcctcaag ATTAAGAATCTGAAGGAGGCAGAGACGTTCGTGTTCCGCGTGCGCGCCCAAAACAAAGCCGGTGTCGGCAAAAGCTCCGAGGCCACAGAGCCGGTATCAGCAGTGACCAAGCCAG GCACTAAGGACTTCGTTGTGGACGTCGACGACGATGGCGTTGTCTCGCTGAACTTTGAATGCTGCGATTTGACCCCCGACTCCAAGTTTGTGTGGTCCAAGAACTACGAGGACATAACAGACTCGTCCCGCCTGGTTGTAGAGACCAAAGGGAACAA GTCCAAAGCAGTTTTCAGTGGTCTCGGGGAGGAGGACGTTGGCATTTATTCCTGTTTTGTCACCCACACTGACGGAGCTTCTTCCAGCTTCACCCTGTCTGAGGAAG AGttgaagaggctgcagaagcTCAGTCACGACCACAAATTTCCCA TTATTCCGCTGAAGTCAGATTTGgcagtggagctgctggagaagggcAAAGTTCGCTTCTGGCTGCAGGCTGACAAGATTTCAGCTAACGGCAAAGTGGATTACGTGTTCAATGaaagctctctctctcagggGGAG AAATACAAGATGAACTTTGACAAGAACACCGGTGTTATTGAGATGATTATGGAGTCCCTGACTCCAGCAGATGAGGGCACCTTTACCTTCCAGTTGCAAGATGGGAAAGCCACCAACCAGTCCAGTTTAGTTCTGATAGGAGATG TTTtcaaggagctgcagaaggaaTCAGAGTTCCAGAGGAAAGAATGGTTCAGGAAGCAGG gTCCACATTTTATCGAATATCTGGGATATGAGGTGACACCAGAGTGTTGCGTTGTGCTAAAATGCAAG GTAGGGAATATTAAGAAGGAAACCTCGGCACTGTGGTACAAAGATGGTCAAGAAATCAAAGCGGACGAACACCTCAGCTTCACCGAGGGGGTGCTGAAACTGGAAATTGCTCAG ATTTCCAAGAAGGACGCTGGTGTTTATGAGGTCGTTCTGAAGGACGACAGAGGAAAGGACACGTCCACGTTGAATTTGAAAGATCAAG GCTTCAAAGACTTGATGAACGAGGTCTTCAGTTTTATCG CTAACTCCTCCACGCCGCTGAAGATCACCAGCACAGACCAGGGCATCAGGCTCTACACGTTTGTCAGTTACTACAAcgacctgctgcaggtcacgTGGCAGTACAA GAACTCGGCCATCGCCTTCTCCGACCGCATCAAGAGCGGCGTGGTGGGGGAGCAGATATTCCTGCAGATCACAGAGCCCACGGAGAAGGACATGGGAGAGTACGCCATCGACTTCTACGACGGGAAGGGTGGGGTGAGGAGGACCGTCGAGCTGACCGGACAAG CTTTTGAAGACGCTTATGCAGAATTCCAGAGACTCAA AGCTGCTGCCATCGCAGAAAGAG GTCGCGCGCGTGTGGCAGGGGGTCTGCCAGACGTGGTCACCATACAGGAGGGGAAG GCTCTCAGTCTCACGTGCAACATCTCGGGTGACCCTGTGCCGGAGGTCACCTGGCTGAAGAACGACAAGGAGATCACGACGGACGGGCACATCATCCTCAAGTTCGAGTCGGGCAAGTTCGCCAACTTCTTCGTCACCGGCGTGAACACGTCGGACAGCGGCAAGTACAGCATCCTGGTGAAGAACAAGTACGGCACAGAGAGCGGGGACTTCACCGTAAGTGTCTTCATCCCGGATGAGGCGGGCAGCAAGAAAAAATAA
- the myom1b gene encoding M-protein, striated muscle isoform X6 yields MSGSIPFYQRHHRHYDRSYRSRETDAKLEQYQSSSRYAANHSSSFGSGGRGLSSHSGLEVGRLSPASKRVKPTYLAVDKENQIIGYVVPLFRGSHEFGAGYLDTEESSASRCAAYASRSGVFNSGLETERSELISRKEAVRRSAEHISLNKRIHEHEEHFKRMNTDSLMHSPEFVIKPRSHTVWEKQCVRLHCTVSGWPDPRVVWYKNNVTIDPLANPGKYKIDSSYNIHSLEINKCDFEDTAQYRVSAMNSKGELSAFASVVVKRFKGEVDEFLPAPRRARRQDGPVSEYGITFQTHIVDKFGVSFGREGETMSLGCTVVIYPVLQGYQPGIQWYRDDVLLSPSKWQHMHWSGDRATLTLSHLNKEDEGLYTLRVTTKSGYETYSAYVFVRDADAEVEGAPGSPLDVRCLDANKDYIIVTWKQPAVDGGNSILGYFVDRCEVGTNHWIQCNDTPVKFARFPVTGLVEGRSYLFRVRAVNNSGMSHPSRVSEPVAAMDPADRARMRGTSAPWTGQIIVTEEEPAEGIVPGRPLELQVTEATKNYVVLSWKPPAGKGLEGVMYYVEKCVSGTDSWQRVNTEIPVKSPRFALFDLAEGKSYSFRVRCCNSAGVGEPSDPTEATTVGDKLDIPSAPGRVVPTRNTDTSVVVSWEASRDARELVGYYIEGSIVGSQVWEPCNNKPVNGTRFICHGLTTGEKYVFRVRALNAAGLSQFSPESEPVEVKAAIGGGIPHASPTPPYGITVLESVRDSMVLAWKQPTSIGGADVTGYFVDYREVVDGLPGKWHEANVRAISERAYRVTDLKENRKYQFQVRAANIAGVGVPSLPSDTFLCEEWTIAVPGPPHDLQIREVRSDSLVLLWKPPVYQGRDPINGFYVDMKEADAPEEAWRGVNNKATEKMFLKIKNLKEAETFVFRVRAQNKAGVGKSSEATEPVSAVTKPGTKDFVVDVDDDGVVSLNFECCDLTPDSKFVWSKNYEDITDSSRLVVETKGNKSKAVFSGLGEEDVGIYSCFVTHTDGASSSFTLSEEELKRLQKLSHDHKFPIIPLKSDLAVELLEKGKVRFWLQADKISANGKVDYVFNESSLSQGEKYKMNFDKNTGVIEMIMESLTPADEGTFTFQLQDGKATNQSSLVLIGDVFKELQKESEFQRKEWFRKQGPHFIEYLGYEVTPECCVVLKCKVGNIKKETSALWYKDGQEIKADEHLSFTEGVLKLEIAQISKKDAGVYEVVLKDDRGKDTSTLNLKDQGFKDLMNEVFSFIANSSTPLKITSTDQGIRLYTFVSYYNDLLQVTWQYKNSAIAFSDRIKSGVVGEQIFLQITEPTEKDMGEYAIDFYDGKGGVRRTVELTGQAFEDAYAEFQRLKAAAIAERGRARVAGGLPDVVTIQEGKALSLTCNISGDPVPEVTWLKNDKEITTDGHIILKFESGKFANFFVTGVNTSDSGKYSILVKNKYGTESGDFTLEVSEGTPDMGVTSYWTDAEGNVVFGPNTPKEKMKTPGSSSKSQKQKDSATRALPQDVQKNEEKIAAAAAAEPKTPDSAQKDDLKQKDVDQLLTFDPSKPPKQPAEASEEAETLKETESIAAGGK; encoded by the exons ATGTCTGGATCCATACCCTTCTACCAGAGGCACCATCGCCACTACGACCGTAGTTACCGTAGCAGGGAGACGGACGCCAAACTGGAGCAGTACCAGTCCAGCAGCAGGTACGCTGctaaccacagcagcagctttggcaGCGGGGGCAGAGG ACTGTCTTCTCATTCTGGGCTGGAGGTGGGCAGACTCAGCCCGGCGTCAAAGAGAGTCAAGCCAACTTACTTGGCTGTGGACAAAGAGAACCAAATCATCGGCTATGTAGTGCCTCTCTTCAGGGGCAG CCATGAGTTTGGAGCGGGATATTTGGACACGGAGGAATCGAGCGCGAGCCGCTGTGCTGCGTACGCGTCTCGCAGCGGCGTGTTCAACAGCGGCCTGGAGACGGAGAGGTCAGAGCTGATCTCCAGGAAGGAGGCCGTGCGCCGGTCCGCTGAACACATCTCTCTGAACAAAAGG ATCCATGAACACGAGGAACACTTTAAGCGCATGAACACTGACAGCCTGATGCACTCCCCAGAGTTTGTGATAAAACCCCGCTCCCACACCGTGTGGGAGAAACAGTGCGTGCGCCTGCACTGCACCGTCAGCGGCTGGCCTGACCCACGGGTCGTCTG GTACAAAAACAATGTGACAATCGACCCTCTTGCCAATCCTGGCAAGTATAAAATTGACAGCAGCTACAACATCCACTCGCTGGAGATCAACAA gtGTGATTTTGAGGATACGGCGCAGTATCGCGTCTCTGCTATGAACTCAAAGGGAGAGCTGTCTGCATTTGCCTCTGTCGTTGTTAAAA GGTTCAAAGGTGAAGTCGATGAGTTCCTGCCAGCACCCAGAC GAGCCCGTCGTCAAG ATGGGCCCGTGTCTGAGTATGGCATCACTTTCCAGACTCACATCGTCGATAAGTTTGGTGTATCGTTTGGAAGAGAAGGTGAGACCATGAGTCTGGGCTGCACGGTCGTCATTTACCCGGTGCTGCAAGGCTACCAGCCCGGGATCCAGTGGTACCGCGACG ATGTTCTGTTGTCTCCCTCCAAATGGCAACACATGCACTGGAGTGGAGACAGAGCCACGCTGACGCTCAGCCACCTCAACAAAGAGGACGAAGGCCTCTACACCCTGCGGGTCACCACCAAGTCTGGATACGAGACCTACTCAGCTTACGTCTTTGTCAGAG ATGCCGATGCTGAGGTTGAGGGAGCTCCGGGCTCCCCGCTAGACGTGCGCTGTCTGGATGCCAACAAGGATTACATTATCGTCACCTGGAAGCAGCCAGCCGTCGATGGTGGAAACTCGATTTTGGGATATTTTGTGGACCG ATGTGAGGTTGGAACCAACCACTGGATCCAGTGCAATGACACGCCGGTGAAGTTTGCTCGTTTCCCCGTTACCGGCCTGGTGGAGGGTCGTTCCTACCTCTTCCGTGTGCGCGCGGTAAACAACAGCGGCATGAGCCACCCGTCCAGAGTGTCCGAGCCAGTGGCTGCCATGGACCCGGCTGACCGTGCACGGATGAGAG GTACCTCTGCTCCCTGGACTGGACAAATCATTGTCACAGAGGAGGAGCCTGCAG AGGGTATTGTTCCTGGTCGACCTCTTGAGCTACAGGTGACGGAGGCAACCAAGAACTACGTGGTCCTGAGCTGGAAGCCGCCTGCGGGGAAAGGCCTTGAGGGCGTCATGTACTATGTTGAGAAG tgtgtctcaggcACAGACAGCTGGCAGAGGGTGAACACAGAGATCCCCGTTAAGTCTCCACGATTTGCACTCTTCGATCTCGCCGAGGGGAAGTCCTACAGCTTCCGCGTCCGCTGCTGCAACTCCGCCGGTGTCGGCGAGCCGTCAGACCCCACCGAAGCCACCACTGTTGGCGACAAGCTTG ATATCCCATCAGCCCCAGGGAGAGTGGTCCCCACCAGAAACACGGATACGTCCGTGGTTGTGTCCTGGGAGGCCTCCCGTGATGCCAGAGAGTTGGTCGGCTACTACATTGAGGGCAGCATCGTGGGCAGCCAGGTGTGGGAGCCATGCAACAACAAACCCGTAAATGGCACCAG GTTCATCTGCCACGGACTGACGACAGGAGAGAAATACGTGTTCAGGGTGAGGGCATTGAACGCAGCAGGGCTCAGCCAGTTCTCCCCGGAGTCTGAGCCGGTGGAGGTGAAGGCTGCTATTG GGGGCGGCATCCCTCACG CATCCCCTACTCCACCCTACGGCATCACCGTGCTGGAGAGCGTGCGCGACTCTATGGTGCTGGCCTGGAAACAGCCGACCTCGATCGGCGGCGCCGATGTCACCGGCTACTTTGTGGATTACCGTGAGGTGGTTGACGGCCTGCCAGGAAAGTGGCACGAGGCAAACGTACGAGCTATCAGCGAGAGGGCCTACAGG GTTACTGACCTGAAAGAGAACAGGAAGTACCAGTTCCAGGTGAGGGCAGCCAACATTGCCGGGGTTGGTGTCCCGTCTCTGCCCAGTGACACCTTCCTGTGTGAGGAGTGGACCATCGCCGTGCCAG GTCCTCCCCATGACCTGCAAATAAGAGAGGTGCGGAGCGACTCCCTGGTGTTACTGTGGAAACCCCCAGTGTACCAGGGCCGCGACCCCATCAACGGGTTCTACGTGGACATGAAAGAGGCGGACGCACCAGAGGAGGCGTGGAGGGGAGTCAACAACAAGGCCACGgagaagatgttcctcaag ATTAAGAATCTGAAGGAGGCAGAGACGTTCGTGTTCCGCGTGCGCGCCCAAAACAAAGCCGGTGTCGGCAAAAGCTCCGAGGCCACAGAGCCGGTATCAGCAGTGACCAAGCCAG GCACTAAGGACTTCGTTGTGGACGTCGACGACGATGGCGTTGTCTCGCTGAACTTTGAATGCTGCGATTTGACCCCCGACTCCAAGTTTGTGTGGTCCAAGAACTACGAGGACATAACAGACTCGTCCCGCCTGGTTGTAGAGACCAAAGGGAACAA GTCCAAAGCAGTTTTCAGTGGTCTCGGGGAGGAGGACGTTGGCATTTATTCCTGTTTTGTCACCCACACTGACGGAGCTTCTTCCAGCTTCACCCTGTCTGAGGAAG AGttgaagaggctgcagaagcTCAGTCACGACCACAAATTTCCCA TTATTCCGCTGAAGTCAGATTTGgcagtggagctgctggagaagggcAAAGTTCGCTTCTGGCTGCAGGCTGACAAGATTTCAGCTAACGGCAAAGTGGATTACGTGTTCAATGaaagctctctctctcagggGGAG AAATACAAGATGAACTTTGACAAGAACACCGGTGTTATTGAGATGATTATGGAGTCCCTGACTCCAGCAGATGAGGGCACCTTTACCTTCCAGTTGCAAGATGGGAAAGCCACCAACCAGTCCAGTTTAGTTCTGATAGGAGATG TTTtcaaggagctgcagaaggaaTCAGAGTTCCAGAGGAAAGAATGGTTCAGGAAGCAGG gTCCACATTTTATCGAATATCTGGGATATGAGGTGACACCAGAGTGTTGCGTTGTGCTAAAATGCAAG GTAGGGAATATTAAGAAGGAAACCTCGGCACTGTGGTACAAAGATGGTCAAGAAATCAAAGCGGACGAACACCTCAGCTTCACCGAGGGGGTGCTGAAACTGGAAATTGCTCAG ATTTCCAAGAAGGACGCTGGTGTTTATGAGGTCGTTCTGAAGGACGACAGAGGAAAGGACACGTCCACGTTGAATTTGAAAGATCAAG GCTTCAAAGACTTGATGAACGAGGTCTTCAGTTTTATCG CTAACTCCTCCACGCCGCTGAAGATCACCAGCACAGACCAGGGCATCAGGCTCTACACGTTTGTCAGTTACTACAAcgacctgctgcaggtcacgTGGCAGTACAA GAACTCGGCCATCGCCTTCTCCGACCGCATCAAGAGCGGCGTGGTGGGGGAGCAGATATTCCTGCAGATCACAGAGCCCACGGAGAAGGACATGGGAGAGTACGCCATCGACTTCTACGACGGGAAGGGTGGGGTGAGGAGGACCGTCGAGCTGACCGGACAAG CTTTTGAAGACGCTTATGCAGAATTCCAGAGACTCAA AGCTGCTGCCATCGCAGAAAGAG GTCGCGCGCGTGTGGCAGGGGGTCTGCCAGACGTGGTCACCATACAGGAGGGGAAG GCTCTCAGTCTCACGTGCAACATCTCGGGTGACCCTGTGCCGGAGGTCACCTGGCTGAAGAACGACAAGGAGATCACGACGGACGGGCACATCATCCTCAAGTTCGAGTCGGGCAAGTTCGCCAACTTCTTCGTCACCGGCGTGAACACGTCGGACAGCGGCAAGTACAGCATCCTGGTGAAGAACAAGTACGGCACAGAGAGCGGGGACTTCACC CTGGAGGTCTCAGAGGGAACACCGGACATGGGGGTGACTTCATATTGGACCGATGCAGAAGGAAATGTGGTGTTTGGTCCAAACACCCcgaaagaaaagatgaaaactcCAGGCTCTAGTTCCAAATCACAGAAGCAGAAAG ATTCTGCAACAAGGGCTCTTCCACAAGACGTGCAGAAAAATGAGGAGaagattgctgctgctgctgctgcggagccaAAAACCCCAGATTCTGCTCAAAAAGATGATTTAAAACAGAAGGATGTTGACCAGCTGTTAACTTTTGACCCATCAAAGCCTCCCAAGCAGCCTGCAGAAGCATCAGAGGAAGCTGAAACACTTAAGGAAACAGAAAGTATTGCTGCAGGAGGCAAATAG